In Chengkuizengella sediminis, a single window of DNA contains:
- the hflC gene encoding protease modulator HflC, which yields MKNQRKLITAIIVVALVILLGFTSLFIVNEGEYKVVLQFGEAVQIYEDPGIKFKIPFIQSVTSLPKRQMLYDSNPTPILTKDKKPIEVDNYTVWRIENPIQFLQSAQTISNGEKRIDNAVYNTVRRKLSEIDYGDIISETGSARGDLNKLISDEVASVLERDKYGIKIVDVRIKRTDLPNENKESVFKRMISDRRAIAARYLSEGDEEYRKITSNADRLAKELIAEAQATSKKIIAEGEQEAASIYNAAYGKDADFYKLYRTLESYLTTFQGEPIIMLPITSPYAQILLGR from the coding sequence ATGAAAAATCAAAGAAAATTAATAACAGCAATTATCGTTGTAGCTTTAGTTATTTTATTGGGATTTACCTCTCTCTTTATTGTGAATGAAGGGGAATACAAAGTAGTATTACAATTTGGTGAAGCGGTTCAAATTTATGAAGACCCAGGGATTAAATTTAAAATTCCATTTATCCAATCGGTGACTTCACTTCCAAAAAGACAAATGTTATATGATAGCAATCCAACACCGATTTTAACAAAGGACAAAAAACCGATCGAAGTGGATAATTATACGGTCTGGAGAATTGAAAATCCGATACAATTTTTACAATCAGCACAGACGATAAGTAATGGTGAAAAAAGAATTGACAATGCTGTATATAACACCGTAAGACGTAAATTGTCTGAGATTGATTATGGAGATATAATTAGTGAGACTGGATCTGCACGTGGCGATTTAAACAAACTAATTTCCGATGAAGTGGCAAGTGTATTAGAACGTGATAAATATGGAATCAAAATTGTAGATGTTCGTATTAAAAGAACTGATTTACCGAATGAAAATAAAGAGAGTGTATTTAAGCGAATGATCTCAGATCGTCGAGCAATTGCTGCTAGATACCTTTCAGAGGGTGATGAGGAATATCGTAAAATCACTTCCAATGCAGATCGTTTAGCGAAGGAGCTTATAGCGGAAGCTCAAGCAACTTCTAAGAAAATCATTGCTGAAGGAGAACAAGAAGCAGCAAGTATCTACAATGCAGCTTATGGAAAAGATGCTGATTTTTATAAATTGTATCGTACATTAGAAAGTTATTTAACCACCTTCCAAGGTGAACCGATCATTATGTTACCAATTACATCACCATATGCACAGATTTTATTAGGAAGATAA
- the pdaA gene encoding delta-lactam-biosynthetic de-N-acetylase: MSANFVNSVFAYTDVYHFGLKKSRNGEPASIEQEGFIDLLKKHDAIFLGDTSKKVLYLTFDNGYENGHTIKILDVLNKKRVPAVFFVTGQYVKEQPELLKRMVNEGHLIGNHSWGHPDMSTISDVRVEEELDKVRVAVAEVTGQWQMEYMRPPRGIFNDRVLEISSKLGYTNVFWSLAYKDWDTKAQKGWKYAYDNVMRQLHPGAVVLLHSVSQDNAEALGSIIDDARKQGYSFKRLDELSVKNYQ, translated from the coding sequence ATGAGTGCAAACTTTGTTAATAGCGTGTTTGCGTATACGGACGTTTATCATTTTGGATTAAAGAAGAGTCGTAATGGCGAGCCTGCATCAATAGAACAAGAGGGTTTTATAGACCTTTTAAAAAAACACGATGCTATTTTTCTCGGAGATACATCTAAAAAAGTATTGTATCTAACATTTGATAATGGATATGAAAATGGGCACACTATAAAAATTTTGGATGTATTAAATAAAAAAAGGGTACCCGCTGTTTTTTTTGTGACAGGTCAATATGTAAAAGAACAACCTGAGTTATTAAAACGAATGGTAAATGAAGGGCACTTAATTGGTAATCATTCTTGGGGACACCCTGATATGTCTACTATTTCTGATGTTCGTGTTGAGGAAGAATTGGATAAGGTAAGGGTTGCTGTGGCAGAAGTGACAGGGCAGTGGCAAATGGAATATATGAGACCCCCGAGAGGGATTTTTAATGATCGAGTTCTGGAAATCAGCAGCAAGTTAGGATATACGAACGTGTTCTGGTCTTTAGCCTATAAAGATTGGGATACCAAAGCTCAAAAGGGATGGAAGTACGCTTATGACAATGTCATGAGACAGCTTCATCCGGGTGCTGTGGTTCTTTTACATTCCGTATCTCAGGATAATGCAGAAGCTTTGGGAAGCATTATTGATGATGCTCGTAAACAAGGGTATTCGTTTAAACGGCTAGATGAATTGAGTGTGAAGAATTATCAGTGA
- a CDS encoding alpha-ketoacid dehydrogenase subunit beta, with translation MAQMTMIEAIKDGMRVELERDENVLLFGEDVGHVGGVFRATEGLQKQFGEDRVFDTPLAESGIGGLALGLGVQGFRPIAEIQFIGFIFEAMDSICAQASRMRYRSGGKYNSPITFRTPFGGGVHAPELHTDSLEGLMMQTPGIKVVIPSNPYDAKGLLISAIRDNDPVFFMEHLKLYRSFRDEVPEGEYTVPIGKANVVREGSDVTIITYGNMVHTSLKAAEELEKQGVQAEVIDLRTLMPLDIDTIVQSVKKTNRAIVVQEAQKTSGAAAEIMAQINEKAILHLEAPVIRVTAPDTVVAFGQIEKEWLPNEKKVIAGVKEVINF, from the coding sequence ATGGCACAAATGACAATGATTGAAGCCATCAAAGATGGAATGAGAGTTGAACTAGAAAGAGACGAAAATGTACTACTATTCGGTGAAGATGTAGGGCATGTCGGCGGTGTATTCCGTGCTACTGAAGGACTGCAAAAACAATTCGGAGAAGATAGAGTCTTTGATACCCCATTAGCAGAATCAGGAATTGGTGGATTAGCACTAGGATTAGGTGTACAAGGGTTCCGTCCGATTGCAGAGATTCAATTTATAGGTTTTATTTTTGAAGCGATGGATTCTATTTGTGCACAAGCATCTCGCATGCGTTATCGTTCAGGTGGGAAATATAATAGCCCTATTACGTTTAGAACACCATTTGGAGGCGGGGTTCACGCACCAGAACTTCATACAGATAGCCTAGAAGGTTTAATGATGCAAACACCTGGAATCAAGGTTGTAATTCCTTCCAATCCATATGATGCAAAGGGATTATTGATTTCTGCCATTCGTGATAACGATCCAGTATTTTTTATGGAGCATTTAAAATTATACCGTTCTTTCAGAGACGAAGTGCCTGAGGGCGAATACACAGTACCGATTGGAAAAGCAAACGTTGTTCGCGAAGGCAGTGATGTCACCATTATTACTTATGGTAATATGGTTCATACTTCGTTAAAAGCAGCAGAAGAATTAGAAAAACAAGGCGTTCAAGCAGAAGTGATTGATCTACGTACTTTAATGCCTTTAGATATAGATACCATTGTTCAGTCAGTGAAAAAAACCAACCGTGCCATTGTAGTTCAAGAAGCACAAAAAACGTCAGGAGCTGCAGCGGAAATTATGGCTCAAATTAATGAAAAAGCCATATTACACTTAGAAGCTCCAGTCATCAGAGTAACAGCACCTGATACAGTTGTAGCTTTCGGACAAATCGAGAAAGAATGGCTGCCAAATGAGAAAAAAGTGATCGCAGGTGTAAAAGAAGTAATCAATTTCTAA
- the lpdA gene encoding dihydrolipoyl dehydrogenase, which produces MVVGDFVEEVDVLVVGAGPGGYVAAIRAAQLGKKVTIVDKDALGGVCLNRGCIPSKALISAAEKYESLSHGADIGIQADNVKIDYAKVQAWKDGIVQKQTGGVGFLLKGNDVEILSGEVFFIEENVASVSNEKEGKRLKFNSCIIATGTRPIELKTFPFGDRIISSTEALLLQEIPKSMVVIGGGYIGIELGQTYAKFGTKVTILEGADTILPGFEKEMTRFVSKNLKKSNVEVYNNAMAKSSEVTDNDVTVTFEVKGEEKQVTAEYVLVTVGRRPNTDQLGLENIGVKLTDRGLVEIDHQCKTSVPNIYAIGDIVEGYALAHKASYEGKVAAEVIAGQPSIIDYKAIPEVVFSDPEMASVGLKERDAKEKGIEIVMNKFNYGGNGRAMSKNATDGFVKIIAEKETGIVLGGQIVGQEASNLIAELGLAVEMGSTLEDISLTIHAHPSLGEIVMEAAEGALGHGVHQIKK; this is translated from the coding sequence ATGGTAGTAGGAGATTTCGTTGAAGAGGTTGACGTTCTAGTTGTAGGTGCAGGACCAGGAGGGTATGTAGCAGCCATTCGTGCTGCTCAACTTGGTAAAAAAGTAACGATTGTAGATAAAGATGCACTTGGTGGTGTATGTTTAAATCGTGGTTGTATTCCATCTAAAGCTTTAATTTCAGCTGCAGAGAAATATGAATCACTAAGCCATGGAGCAGACATCGGAATTCAAGCGGATAATGTGAAAATAGATTATGCTAAGGTACAAGCATGGAAAGACGGTATTGTCCAAAAACAAACAGGCGGTGTTGGATTCCTACTTAAGGGAAACGATGTTGAAATTTTAAGTGGAGAAGTATTTTTCATTGAAGAAAATGTAGCGAGTGTAAGCAACGAGAAAGAAGGTAAACGTTTAAAATTTAACTCCTGTATTATTGCAACAGGTACAAGACCGATTGAATTAAAGACCTTCCCCTTCGGAGATCGTATTATTTCTTCAACAGAGGCGTTATTATTACAAGAAATTCCGAAAAGCATGGTTGTAATCGGTGGAGGATATATTGGAATAGAGTTAGGGCAAACTTATGCAAAGTTTGGAACAAAGGTAACCATTTTAGAAGGAGCGGACACGATCTTACCAGGTTTTGAAAAAGAGATGACTCGTTTTGTCAGCAAAAATCTAAAAAAATCCAACGTAGAAGTGTATAACAATGCGATGGCGAAAAGCTCAGAGGTAACAGACAATGATGTGACTGTGACCTTTGAAGTGAAAGGCGAAGAAAAACAAGTGACAGCGGAATATGTGCTTGTTACTGTAGGTCGTCGTCCAAACACTGATCAACTAGGTCTTGAAAATATTGGAGTGAAATTGACGGATCGGGGATTAGTGGAAATTGATCATCAATGTAAAACTAGTGTACCTAACATTTATGCGATAGGTGATATCGTAGAAGGTTATGCGCTAGCACATAAAGCTAGTTATGAAGGAAAGGTTGCTGCAGAAGTGATTGCGGGTCAACCTAGTATCATTGATTATAAAGCGATTCCTGAAGTTGTATTTTCTGATCCAGAGATGGCGAGTGTTGGATTGAAGGAAAGAGATGCGAAAGAAAAGGGAATCGAAATTGTAATGAATAAATTTAATTACGGCGGTAACGGTCGTGCGATGTCCAAAAACGCTACAGATGGATTTGTAAAAATCATTGCAGAAAAAGAAACAGGTATCGTGCTCGGTGGACAGATTGTAGGTCAAGAAGCTTCCAACTTAATTGCTGAACTTGGTTTAGCTGTGGAAATGGGTTCAACCTTAGAGGATATTTCTTTAACCATACATGCGCATCCTTCACTGGGTGAAATTGTAATGGAAGCAGCAGAAGGTGCGTTAGGCCATGGAGTTCATCAAATAAAAAAATAA
- a CDS encoding bifunctional transcriptional activator/DNA repair enzyme AdaA: MITAELKKEYYQALIDKKTEYEGVFFVGVKTTGVFCRPTCPARKPKFENCEFYVSAEQALLASFRPCQRCRPLSHPNHVSEIVKMLVEAVEENPEKRWKDKDFQELSVDASTARRQFKKRFGMTFVQYARARRMGLAMKQIRSGEAVIEAQLSSGYESSSGFRDAFSRIMGAAPTLVGSNNILRASWIDTQLGPMVAIADDEALYLLEFVDRRGLEREVERLRQKTKSTIIPGHTEPIRLIERELIQYYKGGLREFKTPLFLLGSPFQKSVWEELKKIPYSKTTSYSDIAAAIGKPSAFRAVAQANGANQLAIVIPCHRVINTNGELGGYGGGLTRKKWLIQHEKQGG, from the coding sequence ATGATAACAGCTGAACTTAAAAAAGAATATTACCAGGCATTGATAGATAAAAAAACAGAATATGAAGGGGTCTTTTTTGTAGGAGTAAAAACAACAGGTGTGTTTTGTCGACCTACATGTCCAGCCAGAAAACCTAAATTCGAAAATTGCGAATTTTACGTCTCTGCCGAACAAGCACTTCTAGCTTCATTTCGCCCTTGCCAACGCTGTCGCCCACTTTCTCATCCTAATCATGTTTCAGAGATTGTAAAAATGCTCGTAGAGGCGGTTGAAGAAAATCCTGAGAAGCGATGGAAGGATAAAGATTTTCAAGAATTATCCGTTGATGCCTCAACAGCGCGGCGCCAGTTCAAAAAAAGATTTGGTATGACATTCGTTCAGTATGCAAGGGCAAGACGAATGGGACTAGCCATGAAACAAATCAGATCAGGTGAAGCTGTGATTGAGGCACAACTTTCATCGGGGTATGAATCTAGTAGCGGATTTAGAGATGCTTTTTCTCGTATTATGGGTGCCGCGCCTACTTTAGTGGGGAGTAATAACATCCTAAGGGCATCGTGGATAGATACTCAACTTGGCCCGATGGTAGCTATTGCGGATGACGAAGCGCTTTACCTTTTAGAATTTGTAGATCGTCGAGGACTGGAACGTGAAGTTGAACGCCTTAGACAGAAAACAAAATCAACGATTATTCCAGGTCACACGGAACCGATTCGTTTAATTGAAAGGGAACTAATTCAGTATTATAAAGGGGGGTTAAGGGAGTTCAAAACTCCACTTTTTTTGCTCGGATCTCCTTTTCAAAAGAGTGTGTGGGAAGAATTAAAAAAAATCCCCTACAGTAAAACAACGTCTTATTCTGACATTGCTGCTGCAATTGGAAAGCCATCCGCCTTTCGTGCTGTTGCTCAGGCAAATGGCGCAAATCAACTCGCAATTGTCATTCCATGTCACCGCGTCATCAACACAAACGGTGAGTTAGGCGGTTATGGCGGCGGACTGACACGTAAAAAATGGCTTATTCAGCACGAAAAACAAGGAGGATAA
- a CDS encoding alpha/beta hydrolase: MNDTRYYKRIINKEQIQSTILDDVRSLRVYLPPGYNELSSYPVIYCQDGEQFFNFGRIATHATRLILEEDLEPVIIVGVDVKLSKRTSEYAPEGERFEIYKEFFIHELLPFIEEKYPVRNLVSERIIAGDSLGGTVSLHLALDHPNLFQKVISLSGAFLDRTQARIELEDDLSWLELYMIIGLQEDVVQTERATFDFLQANRVTKEILLEKKTKLKYVEKDGEHLWGFWQNELDEILKYFLKR; this comes from the coding sequence ATGAACGATACTCGTTATTACAAAAGAATAATAAATAAAGAGCAGATCCAATCCACAATATTAGATGATGTAAGAAGTTTACGAGTTTATCTACCTCCAGGATATAATGAGTTGTCTTCATATCCTGTGATATATTGCCAAGATGGCGAACAGTTTTTCAATTTTGGCAGAATTGCTACACATGCAACTCGGCTTATTTTAGAGGAAGATTTAGAGCCTGTTATTATCGTAGGAGTTGATGTGAAATTATCAAAAAGAACTTCTGAATACGCTCCAGAAGGAGAACGTTTTGAGATTTATAAGGAGTTTTTCATTCATGAGCTCCTTCCATTTATAGAAGAAAAATATCCTGTAAGAAATCTTGTGAGTGAGCGGATCATTGCAGGTGACTCATTAGGAGGAACAGTATCTCTGCATCTTGCTTTAGATCATCCTAATCTTTTTCAAAAAGTGATTTCTTTATCTGGCGCTTTTTTAGACCGTACACAAGCTCGTATAGAGTTAGAAGATGACTTATCTTGGTTAGAGCTTTATATGATCATTGGATTGCAAGAGGACGTGGTACAAACGGAAAGAGCCACTTTTGATTTTCTACAAGCCAATCGCGTAACGAAAGAAATTTTATTAGAGAAAAAAACGAAGCTAAAATATGTTGAAAAAGACGGGGAGCACTTGTGGGGTTTTTGGCAAAATGAGCTTGATGAGATACTGAAATATTTTTTGAAGCGTTGA
- a CDS encoding dihydrolipoamide acetyltransferase family protein → MGLFQYKMPELGEGLHEGEIVKWNVAPGDTINEDDILMEVQNDKAVVEVPSPVTGKIAELKVEEGTVAVVGDILATIEVEGEVEGSADEPAAEAQAEPEQPSNEVVAEVTPDEVSTQAPTPVDHREVLATPSVRKLARDKGIQIDQVQGTGKNGRITKEDVLSFSAGGTAVQTEAAPIEVLVETEQPKQAEAPAAGTAAVSVGVEELEERVPLKGIRKVIANAMVKSVYTAPHVTIMDEVDVTKLVEYREQVKPLMEKKGIKVTYLPYIVKALVAALREYPVLNTSIDDDKQEIVYKKYFNIGIATDTDNGLMVPVVKNANAKNIWTIAQEIKDLSTGAREGKLTTNELKGSTMSITNIGSAGGMFFTPVINHPEVAILGTGRITEKPVVKDGEIAVGKVMALSLSFDHRIIDGATAQYAMNYIKQLLEDPQLLVMEV, encoded by the coding sequence TTGGGACTTTTTCAATATAAAATGCCGGAATTAGGCGAGGGTTTACATGAAGGAGAAATCGTAAAATGGAACGTAGCTCCAGGAGATACGATCAATGAAGACGATATTCTAATGGAAGTTCAAAACGATAAAGCTGTCGTTGAGGTTCCTTCACCAGTGACGGGTAAAATTGCTGAATTAAAAGTAGAAGAAGGTACGGTAGCTGTAGTTGGTGATATATTAGCTACGATCGAAGTTGAAGGAGAAGTAGAAGGAAGTGCAGATGAGCCTGCTGCTGAAGCTCAAGCGGAACCAGAACAGCCTTCTAACGAAGTGGTTGCTGAGGTAACACCAGATGAAGTATCCACTCAGGCACCTACTCCAGTAGATCATAGAGAAGTTCTTGCAACGCCAAGTGTTCGTAAACTTGCAAGAGATAAAGGTATACAGATTGATCAAGTTCAGGGTACTGGAAAAAATGGACGTATTACGAAAGAAGACGTTCTTTCCTTCTCTGCAGGAGGAACTGCAGTACAAACAGAAGCAGCACCAATTGAAGTTTTAGTTGAAACGGAACAACCAAAACAAGCCGAAGCGCCAGCAGCAGGTACAGCAGCTGTATCCGTAGGTGTAGAAGAACTAGAAGAAAGAGTTCCATTGAAAGGGATACGTAAAGTCATTGCGAATGCGATGGTTAAATCCGTATATACTGCGCCCCATGTTACGATCATGGACGAAGTAGATGTTACAAAACTTGTCGAATATAGAGAACAAGTGAAACCGTTAATGGAGAAAAAAGGCATCAAAGTAACGTACTTGCCTTATATCGTAAAAGCTTTGGTTGCTGCTTTACGTGAATATCCAGTTTTAAATACATCCATTGATGATGATAAGCAAGAAATTGTATATAAAAAATACTTTAACATCGGAATTGCTACAGATACGGACAATGGTTTAATGGTTCCTGTAGTTAAAAATGCAAATGCGAAAAACATTTGGACCATTGCCCAAGAAATTAAAGATTTATCAACGGGAGCTCGTGAAGGTAAATTGACAACAAATGAGTTAAAAGGAAGTACGATGAGTATCACAAATATTGGTTCTGCTGGCGGAATGTTTTTTACACCAGTTATCAATCATCCTGAAGTTGCTATCTTAGGAACAGGACGTATTACGGAAAAACCTGTTGTAAAAGATGGAGAGATCGCAGTCGGAAAAGTGATGGCATTGTCCTTAAGTTTTGATCACCGCATTATTGATGGTGCAACAGCTCAATATGCAATGAATTACATTAAACAGCTATTAGAAGATCCACAATTGTTAGTCATGGAGGTGTAA
- the pdhA gene encoding pyruvate dehydrogenase (acetyl-transferring) E1 component subunit alpha, translating to MDKASYEVRTNKVELLSILSLDGTVNKELMPNLSDDQLRELMRRMVFTRTWDQRAISLQRQGRLGFYAPVSGQEASMVGSEFALNKEDFVCPGYRDMPQIVWHGLPMYQAFLYSKGHQHGGEVPEDVNVLMPQIIIGAQIVQSAGVAMGLKKRGKKNVVITYTGDGGSSQGDFYEGMNFAGAFKLPVIFVVQNNGYAISTPSSKQTAAETIAQKGLAAGIKSVQVDGMDVLAMYKAVQDAAERGRNGEGATLIEAITYRFGPHSMSGDDPTKYRTKDEESEWALKDPIVRFRKYLETKNLWSEDDEKNTIEDAKQTVADQIKKAESTAKMTIPDLIDSMFETTPPHLEEQKKAYLEKEGN from the coding sequence ATGGACAAAGCGAGTTATGAGGTTCGCACAAATAAAGTAGAACTTTTATCTATCCTTTCATTGGATGGCACAGTTAATAAAGAACTTATGCCAAATCTTAGTGACGATCAGTTAAGGGAATTAATGAGAAGAATGGTTTTCACTAGAACTTGGGATCAAAGAGCAATTAGCTTACAGAGACAAGGAAGGTTAGGTTTTTATGCACCTGTCTCAGGACAAGAAGCTTCTATGGTTGGAAGTGAGTTCGCTTTAAATAAAGAGGATTTTGTATGTCCTGGTTATAGAGATATGCCGCAAATCGTATGGCACGGTTTACCCATGTACCAAGCATTCCTATATTCCAAAGGTCATCAGCATGGTGGGGAGGTTCCTGAAGATGTAAATGTACTCATGCCGCAAATTATCATTGGTGCTCAGATTGTACAGAGTGCAGGTGTAGCAATGGGACTTAAAAAGCGTGGCAAAAAAAATGTAGTCATTACATATACGGGGGATGGAGGAAGCTCACAGGGTGATTTCTATGAGGGAATGAACTTTGCTGGTGCTTTTAAATTGCCTGTTATATTTGTAGTGCAAAACAATGGTTACGCGATTTCAACGCCATCATCAAAACAAACAGCTGCAGAAACGATTGCCCAAAAAGGGTTGGCTGCTGGGATTAAGTCTGTACAAGTAGACGGAATGGACGTACTTGCTATGTACAAAGCAGTTCAAGATGCTGCTGAAAGAGGTCGCAACGGAGAAGGTGCTACATTAATCGAAGCCATCACTTATCGTTTTGGACCACACTCCATGTCTGGTGATGATCCAACGAAATACCGTACGAAAGATGAAGAATCAGAATGGGCATTGAAAGACCCAATCGTACGTTTCCGTAAATATTTAGAAACGAAAAACCTTTGGTCAGAAGATGATGAAAAGAACACGATCGAAGATGCAAAACAAACGGTAGCTGATCAAATCAAAAAAGCAGAATCAACAGCAAAAATGACGATACCTGATCTTATAGATAGCATGTTTGAAACAACACCACCACATCTTGAAGAACAAAAAAAAGCTTACTTAGAGAAAGAGGGGAATTAA
- a CDS encoding isocitrate lyase/PEP mutase family protein, whose protein sequence is MITQLDKANLLNHLHIKGDPLILFNIWDAGSAQAIQSVGSRVIATGSWSVAAAHGYADGEKLPFDLVLANLKRIIASVDLPVTIDLEGGYSQNLTKIQENVTKVIEAGAVGINFEDQIVGGKGLYSIEEQCNRIKAVRDAAERASIPIFINARADIFLNIEPVNHNNKHLEEAILRASAYAEFGASGFFAPGLRNAKYIGKLCELSPIPVNIMVLPDTPPAKKLAELGVARISHGPGPYAEILNTLKETGRKALSMS, encoded by the coding sequence ATGATTACTCAATTAGATAAGGCGAATTTACTAAATCATCTCCATATTAAGGGTGATCCCCTGATTTTATTTAACATTTGGGATGCTGGAAGTGCTCAAGCGATACAAAGTGTAGGTTCAAGGGTAATCGCTACAGGAAGCTGGTCAGTGGCTGCTGCACATGGATACGCAGATGGAGAAAAATTACCATTTGATTTAGTTCTTGCAAACCTAAAACGAATTATTGCTAGTGTTGATCTTCCGGTGACTATTGATTTAGAGGGAGGTTATAGTCAAAACCTGACCAAAATCCAAGAAAATGTTACAAAAGTTATTGAAGCCGGGGCAGTAGGAATAAACTTTGAAGACCAGATTGTTGGTGGCAAAGGACTATATTCGATTGAAGAACAATGCAATCGTATTAAAGCAGTCCGAGATGCAGCTGAACGTGCATCAATTCCCATTTTCATCAATGCCCGGGCTGATATTTTTCTTAATATCGAACCTGTTAATCATAATAACAAGCATTTGGAAGAAGCAATACTCCGTGCCTCTGCCTATGCAGAATTCGGGGCAAGCGGATTTTTTGCTCCAGGGCTTAGGAATGCTAAATATATCGGTAAATTGTGTGAACTTTCACCCATACCTGTCAACATCATGGTACTGCCTGATACACCTCCGGCAAAAAAGCTTGCAGAATTGGGAGTTGCACGTATTAGTCATGGACCTGGACCCTATGCTGAAATACTGAATACCTTAAAAGAAACTGGACGTAAAGCTCTTTCAATGAGTTGA
- the hflK gene encoding FtsH protease activity modulator HflK → MEVINGDGKSSNSQMPPLPPGTIKKVVAGLIVVLIVLAGITMFYTVEEQEHAAILTFGKYTDTVVESGLHFKAPYPIQQVVKLPAKRTQQIYIGYDVINGQTVAKEEEALMITGDENIVSADAVVEWRISNVRDYLYNIENPEEFLKNSAIASIRSVMGSTNLDFAITEGKTQIQSDVYEKLIKLQEVYATGIQVMDIKFQDIEPPEGEVQAAFKAVTDAREEKNTKINNAQEYMNDRLPKARGEAQALIENAEAEKKSRVLNAQGDVEKFNAIYTEYAKSPTITENRLVIETLEKILPNAKVVVTDDSGDTVKYLPLNELTNSKSTNKSSQGGEGQ, encoded by the coding sequence ATGGAAGTCATTAATGGAGATGGGAAGTCATCTAACTCCCAGATGCCTCCTTTACCACCAGGAACGATCAAAAAAGTGGTAGCAGGACTTATAGTAGTTTTAATTGTTTTAGCCGGTATAACGATGTTTTATACCGTAGAGGAGCAAGAGCATGCTGCAATCTTAACATTTGGGAAATATACAGATACTGTAGTGGAATCAGGACTGCATTTTAAAGCACCTTATCCAATTCAACAGGTCGTTAAATTACCAGCTAAAAGAACTCAGCAAATTTATATCGGTTACGATGTGATCAATGGTCAAACCGTAGCAAAAGAGGAAGAAGCCCTAATGATCACAGGGGATGAAAACATCGTTTCCGCAGACGCAGTTGTCGAGTGGAGAATTAGTAATGTTCGAGACTATTTATACAACATTGAGAACCCAGAAGAATTTCTTAAAAATTCAGCTATTGCATCCATTCGTTCTGTGATGGGGTCTACGAATTTAGATTTTGCAATTACAGAAGGTAAAACACAAATTCAAAGTGATGTGTATGAAAAATTAATTAAATTACAGGAAGTTTATGCTACAGGTATTCAAGTCATGGATATTAAATTTCAAGATATAGAACCGCCTGAAGGGGAAGTTCAAGCTGCATTTAAAGCTGTTACAGATGCAAGAGAAGAAAAGAATACGAAAATTAATAATGCTCAGGAATATATGAATGATCGTTTGCCAAAAGCTAGAGGGGAAGCACAAGCATTAATTGAAAACGCAGAAGCAGAGAAGAAATCTCGTGTATTAAACGCACAAGGTGACGTTGAAAAGTTTAACGCTATTTATACTGAATACGCGAAGAGTCCTACGATTACTGAAAATCGCTTAGTGATAGAAACGTTAGAAAAAATTCTTCCAAATGCAAAAGTTGTAGTTACAGATGATTCAGGGGATACCGTAAAATATTTACCTTTAAATGAACTAACAAACAGTAAATCTACGAATAAATCATCACAAGGAGGAGAGGGACAATGA